The genomic window gctgggatgaatctgctgaatatgcagatacaaggctcttacatttcttaccaggaaataaacagatatgggcatttctctctacccaccttagtaaaaagataggaagggtagagcagtaattaagaggagcatgctcagccaccggcacggaggctgcccgctcctcagcacctgtaagcagcagcaccttcaggtctcctcctgcaccagcagcacatcagcgtctcttgttccagcagcaggacatcggcgtctcccattgcaccatgcagacctccacgcctcgagtgccaccagcagtactcaatgcgagctggacgctcagggcacttatggccacccacctttgtgaggtcaaaggctgacagtgactctctgctgacctcacacggctctcgggcgccccgatggcagaggttacggcggtaagctgactgccaggaggaaaggctgacatgaagtggctgctccaccatgccaggagcaaggtctgctggaatgggggttcggaggggagctcggccttcggcctgggaactgtgcctgggagccagggacgtccttggtgtgcagctggacacctgggcctgagaaagcaaggtttctttagagagaattggaagcatcgtcgcctagtggctgtgtcagggggacgagagaaatgcacagcatctcttggttccctgaagtgcacgtgtcctacgcccttggatgtctccatgatagaaaaagggactgatttttacccaaaacagagctcctttctttcgggagcttctcatgctgcgtgtcctcctctctttcttgtatttggctatgactttaggcttgttcttgctactccttaagcagactgaagcttcctgggaacatcacgttaactgattttcactacctctacgtgcctttcctccacttctcatctaattaattagtgctatcctcttcacgcctgctacagaggtatctttcctacctggtacaagctagaagagcttagcagcatccacacgtctctttcctttagtcatcacagttacttgctcgaggtaatttgtgttgagcagtaatcaacaggaagtgtcaccaagccaaggctgcatttgcttgtgtcttatggaatccctgcagctgtgtcccctcccagcttcctgtgtgccccaagcatcctcgcttgcagggcagtagaagatgcagaaaagtcctggccttagtggaagcactgccctgcaagagctaagacatccctcttagcagcacgctgtagccccgaaatcccaaaaaacggcacatgccagctactgggaaggaaatgaactctgtcattgtgatatacccgctcaaggccctgctctttggcccaggtgtctacgaggcggttttggaaatgaatcctgttgtgtgactccgttctttctgggtgctccgtccccataaagcttgcttttcaaggcccaggagggtctgccgggcactggcctgggttcccagcctgacccacctgctgggaatcagggaggctcggtcggtgtcttgtgttgggtttacgaggacaggttctggtagcggggggctgcaggggtgtcctctgtgaggagaatgcagcagctgccccatgttagataagggccggttccaggaggctccagagggacccgctgctgcccagaactgagacaaaaaggatgatgttttgcgcctgcgtgagagcccacctaagaaagggaaagaaacctgctgcacagcagcgtctgggtcagggaggagtgagaaacctctctgcagcccccaaggtgagtgcagcaggaggcaggaggtgctccaggctcacagcagcagttcccctgcggcctggggagaggcccctggtggagcaggctgtccccctgcagcccacgggtcccacacggagcagatctccacgctgcagcccgtggaggagcccccggtggagcaggtggatgtggcctggaggaggccgcggcctgtggagagcccccgcaggagcaggcccggcctggactggaacaggctctgctgagcctcttttgcccgtgacgatcattgtggagtgatctccctgtccttctctcagcccttgagccccttccatcctattttctcccctttccgtttgaggaggggcagggagagagcggttgaggtggagctcagctgcccagctgaggaaaaacaccacacctgctgttcttcgaccctcagcaaccccacagcatcttcctggaagggatccctttccttcacgcctgacaggcgccgcctccagaggcttgtgccccgtttccgatcgctttctcagtgcccccttccccagagaaggatcccagctgcttggcttccctgccctccgattccaggctcccggagctgttatcccagcatcgcagcagccaggtgacaatgtgctcgcctgcatgacagctgaaatcttgtcccatgtctcgcagctcgcccagggatggggatcacctgcctactgctgcttttctctcttttctattttataacagcctcctcttcccttcgatggccctacattggggtcgcctgcctcgccttcctattgctccttccccttcttctgaggactttcttccctgcctaaacgagatgacttctgcattcattccttcatcttgtgtgtattggcgactgatacggcaacggggtagtccccggagccagctgtagggcctgtcccagggttggagtggctgcagggaacatcacaagggttgcaggggctgcaggtaacttcacaggggttgcaggggctgcaggtaaaatcacagggattgcaggggctgcaggtaaaatcacaggggttgcaggggccgcagggtgcgtcacaggtttgcatcagatcaagacgcatttccctagaaccacacatttcttcctgaaggtgctgaatagtattgaatggtcttcaaatgcatagagcagacccagcaaacgtacagctggtgctcggaagtagttaacttttattttgttgttaattttgtatcatgacaacagatgcaaatatgtatcttgagttgagggcaaaggtgaccttggatctgaagcacacaggcgttcactaatgtcccccccaccctgagtgaatccagaacgactcggaaggaaaactaaagtacaaagcagtgcgttgtgataaagagagtttaatagggtagaaaaggaagagaacctaaaaaaatgccatcctgtacaacacagtcaataaagtaaatttaatgaaataaaaatgaaaccaatttttcccattctaatgaattcctatccccatcgtgacttcccatcccactgatcatttcctatcccaacaacctcccgtgtctgatcccaaggctgaattcccaactcccatcaccctcccatccacccagccgtccacccattttctcccgtccgtgctggccatgcccacatccatgcacggactgagcatgggcagcgggagcgggctgcatgaaatcccctcggcatcccagtgcaagaacagctgcaggcagaggccttgctgagtgaacacctacactagaggaatttaataaggaaggcactaaataagagaaatgacccgaacgaagaaataagtttgggacctcagccatttggtgtcccaacaagcagttcccatgcccaacctttcccaccccagctattgccaacatcccaacagcttcccactgcaacgttcattcgtgacccgcgcatttcccattgccccagttgcccatccctgaaagtggcaaacactgcccagctccagcactggagaagggagagggcaagtgaggggggcaagggctgaggagcgtggctgaagctggagcaggcgcctgcagaggtctctgtgcctgcatgctgagcgggcccgggtgctgcgggggccgtcgaggagcgcagggtcatgggtagccgtaatacttggctatggcgtggtctttctgccgctgcacgaagaattgcacggggccgatcttcatctggtgggccgcccgctgccgctcctcctgggccagcttcttcaggcgctcccgctcgggacgctgctgcggcgtgatgggcaccgacgcctcctgctcctccagcggcgtgggcgccgcgtcgccgcccgcccagggccccacgcagggcacgtagtccacgcggggctgcgccggacgctgcagcgtgcgtggctgcgtgggcagaggctcccgctgcgcttggccccccgcggctggcaggcacggcgctctgggcgcctgctgcacgggagctctccacgctcgcgccgtgctgcctggtggtgccggcaccgcctgggccttgtcgccagctgggggccggggggcagcgggcacagcgctggagcctggcaccgtcggcggggccctgggcatgctgctggggccgctggaggtgggctgcagctgcacacagggcggctggcgcactggccccagcgccttcgccctggcccccagcggctgcaaagtctcgctgggggtctttgtccccgggtgctggcgctgcagcatCTTGTCCCCGATgccttggggacggagcctgtcctgggcccgcacggcacgggcacgggcacggggcttaatgggggggggctccagcagcagcagcgctctccggggaggcggtgccgctgctccttgccccccagcagcccccgggcttcgggctctcttgctgggcgccctggtgctgtcgctcgccggctgctgcctgccgccgcccgcttggctgctgctgccagccaccgcgctgtggccacccgtcttcccctggcacagcgtcttggggccttggccaccctggcccagcagcgtcgtcttctccttgccgggggttttctcggtcgccggcctcctgtgctgggagctctgcgctgtgctgggggtgctggtgggcgcggggcgcttggccccccacttggtgctggtgggcgcaggggcaggcggggggctcttgaggggactcagagggggattgggcaggggcctcctaagggctctaataaattcagggccgggggggctcttgaggggacccagagggggattgggcaggggtctcctaagggctctaataaattcagggtcggggggtctcttgaggggacgcgagggagggttgggcaggggtctgctaagggcagtgaggaattcagggtgggggggccttttggggagagtgaagggagggttgggcaggggtctcctgagggcactgagctggggactggctgcaggcttgaggggggagctcgctgccggcacagcagggggctgcaccgcccgcccaccctgcaccttctcggggtgcaccccaggggttgagggtacctcacccagcgctctggtggctgccagtccctgtgtgctcggctcctccatgtcctcgcagaggtcgggcagctcagacaggaagcggctgagcacaggactgctggggacaccggggaaggcgtcctggggctccacggcatcgagccagctgagcagctcctccaagccggagatgtccaggtcggccgggagctggtcctgcaggtgctgcagctgctggctgtcccctgccaggtggggaaaggcctcggcgaaggcatcggggcccagctcaagcagctccaggggctcctcaggcacctctgcaactgtcgccgctgaggaaaaagcaagcaaatcccccaggatgggcgatgccagctttcccatggctcctgggtgtggggcgcccagcggccggctgcgccagccccaaactcaccgtcgggcgtcaccgtccgggtgctggcggtcgttggagcctgggcaggctcggggggagtggggccgggcagcgggggcccctggtcctcgctgagccccacggcgtggtcgcagggctccggcagctgcccccggctgctggtcagggtgcggggcgcggggagcgcctgcccccgcagcggaggccccgggacgaagaggggtggggggccggggtgggcaggggcctgcagcaggcaggtgcctgcggggtgcaggagctccccatggagcacggccccgggccccagccagaggggatcctggggcagcaccgtccccgtccccacgggctctccccactggtagacgggggcccagggaggagcggtgtgggggagctgccccacagcagggagctgccccacggcggggagctgcccaagctgcaggtggtgcccctcgggtgggaggtgccccccaggtgccagctgcaccccggcggggagctgcagcacctgcccctggacccccggcaccacgtgccagacggtggcctggggcagcgcgtaggggagggtgggtacctgggggggctgcaagggcagcgccatcgctccggggagggagggcagcagccacgcagccaccgttggcggcacggctgggacgacgaagggggagttttgcgtctgcggaagccgcggaagccgtctggggaaaccctctgtgggaaaaagggcgctggggtgagatctggggcgctgggctcgccagcagggccgcagccccgggaggagcgggagccggctgctgtacctgccatggtggctggagagtggggcggtcggttggggaacgcgggcaacggcggttccgtcccaacggctgaccagcccctcaccgccatcttggtgaggactgcaggttttggacccaagcaggcttcccgtcgcaagacttttccatccccatcaggctttccctcccacgcatcatttgccatgcccaggacggtttcacaccaacacttccccgtcccaagcatttcccgtcccagtaccagcttttcatcctaacggtcatttcccatccttacaatttcacatgataacagattcccatacgagatatttcccatcgacacgaagcctttcttaatccaaagagatctcatcccaaagaattcccatctctctgattacttttccaagtacttccttccccagtgaatgttacccgccccattaaagacttcccatcccaatacttccccatccccggagtgatttcccatcccgacgcttttgctccccaatgatttcaaacccagggaagatttcccatctctttgatttcctagcccaatggctttccaccccaaggaagtcttcccatcccagcaatgatttctcggcccactcatcatttcccatcccaatcatttcccattttcaccatccaacagacagcttagccagcccacagctgtagagagatcacaacagggatttggacgattctgttagatgcaaggtcacggagacttggtgtgctaccgattgctctttattacagatcaacacagatcgccagtaccaagggcgctgggatgaatctgctgaatatgcagatacaaggctcttacatttcttaccaggaaataaacagatatgggcatttctctctacccaccttagtaaaaagataggaagggtagagcagtaattaagaggagcatgctcagccaccggcacggaggctgcccgctcctcagcacctgtaagcagcagcaccttcaggtctcctcctgcaccagcagcacatcagcgtctcttgttccagcagcaggacatcggcgtctcccattgcaccatgcagacctccacgcctcgagtgccaccagcagtactcaatgcgagctggacgctcagggcacttatggccacccacctttgtgaggtcaaaggctgacagtgactctctgctgacctcacacggctctcgggcgccccgatggcagaggttacggcggtaagctgactgccaggaggaaaggctgacatgaagtggctgctccaccatgccaggagcaaggtctgctggaatgggggttcggaggggagctcggccttcggcctgggaactgtgcctgggagccagggacgtccttggtgtgcagctggacacctgggcctgagaaagcaaggtttctttagagagaattggaagcatcgtcgcctagtggctgtgtcagggggacgagagaaatgcacagcatctcttggttccctgaagtgcacgtgtcctacgcccttggatgtctccatgatagaaaaagggactgatttttacccaaaacagagctcctttctttcgggagcttctcatgctgcgtgtcctcctctctttcttgtatttggctatgactttaggcttgttcttgctactccttaagcagactgaagcttcctgggaacatcacgttaactgattttcactacctctacgtgcctttcctccacttctcatctaattaattagtgctatcctcttcacgcctgctacagaggtatctttcctacctggtacaagctagaagagcttagcagcatccatacgtctctttcctttagtcctcacagttacttgctcgaggtaatttgtgttgagcagtaatcaacaggaagtgtcaccaagccaaggctgcatttgcttgtgtcttatggaatccctgcagctgtgtcccctcccagcttcctgtgtgccccaagcatcctcgcttgcagggcagtagaagatgcagaaaagtcctggccttagtggaagcactgccctgcaagagctaagacatccctcttagcagcacgctgtagccccgaaatcccaaaaaacggcacatgccagctactgggaaggaaatgaactctgtcattgtgatatacccgctcaaggccctgctctttggcccaggtgtctacgaggcggttttggaaatgaatcctgttgtgtgactccgttctttctgggtgctccgtccccataaagcttgcttttcaaggcccaggaggctctgccgggcactggcctgggttcccagcctgacccacctgctgggaatcagggaggctcggtcggtgtcttgtgttgggtttacgaggacaggttctggtagcggggggctgcaggggtgtcctctgtgaggagaatgcagcagctgccccatgttagataagggccggttccaggaggctccagagggacccgctgctgcccagaactgagacaaaaaggatgatggtttgcgcctgcgtgagagcccacctaagaaagggaaagaaacctgctgcacagcagcgtctgggtcagggaggagtgagaaacctctctgcagcccccaaggtgagtgcagcaggaggcaggaggtgctccaggctcacagcagcagttcccctgcggcctggggagaggcccctggtggagcaggctgtccccctgcagcccacgggtcccacacggagcagatctccacgctgcagcccgtggaggagcccccggtggagcaggtggatgtggcctggaggaggccgcggcctgtggagagcccccgcaggagcaggcccggcctggactggaacaggctctgctgagcctcttttgcccgtgacgatcatagtggagtgatctccctgtccttctctcagcccttgagcgctttccatcctattttctcccctttccgtttgaggaggggcagggagagagcggttgaggtggagctcagctgcccagctgaggaaaaacaccacacctgctgttcttcgaccctcagcaaccccacagcatcttcctggaagggatccctttccttcacgcctgacaggcgccgcctccagaggcttgtgccccgtttccgatcgctttctcagtgcccccttccccagagaaggatcccagctgcttggcttccctgccctccgattccaggctcccggagctgttatcccagcatcgcagcagccaggtgacaatgtgctcgcctgcatgacagctgaaatcttgtcccatgtctcgcagctcgcccagggatggggatcacctgcctactgctgcttttctctcttttctattttataacagcctcctcttcccttcgatggccctacattggggtcgcctgcctcgcctgcctattgctccttccccttcttcggaggactttcttccctgcctaaacgagatgacttctgcattcattccttcatcttgtgtgtattggcgactgatacggcaacggggtagtccccggagccagctgtagggcctgtcccatggttggaggggctgcagggaacatcacaagggttggaggggctgcaagtaaaatcacagttgttggaggggctgcaggtaaaatcacaggggttgcaggggctgcaggtaaaatcacaggggttgcaggggctgcaggtaaaatcacagttgttggaggggctgcagttaaaattacagcagttgcaggggctgcaggtaaaatcacaagtgttgcaggggctgcagggtgcatcacaggtttgcatcagatcaaccaaaagaaattacgtcaGCTAGGGTCAACGTTTTACGCATTCTTCGAGTTATATCTGcgtggcccttttggaaggagcccagatcagagcgtttcccgttgtggacttcaggctcctgtccaggttaagctgtgcaggtcgttattcatgcaaggacatagagaggtggaggatggacgggagtcgtggaggtgggagcccctttcttggagatgatatgtgcccatccatgtggggaggaattaccttggcctaataagtacaaggtgttttcacactttgtgtgttccttcaaggcctccaccaaaggtgtcaaggtgaatatcaaacagacctgaagagacccaggaactgggctaaggaggcagttgctataggtacagagtggctcatggtggataatattgaatgatatgtcacattcacaaactcactgcgctgaggcagtgtctcaaaggaggcattaaagcaaacccaaggaacagagagtgagctgaggctgggagctgacctcctgctgccagctggtgtcagggcacgggcacagaaatgcacgttgcatctgtgaattctggggatcatgcacagatttcctgtgtgttagcatgcttgtgcttgtggctgtgcttatagccatgagggacacatagggctgtattagtgcttttcctgggtttgtttccctgacaggtgatatgctagaaagcatgtggcccaatattatgtactttagcagggaagtgtgattttcacacacaaacataagtaatgtcctcagctgcaagcagatctctgccaccaaagcacagtgttcctggggtggctcttttccatttgatgcatacaaagcagaacaaaaacgctgatgaagtcaccaaagcatagtgactagatttccaggggcagtgatttccttcgtatcagggcagacacagatcccttttgctcattttggaaattgtgtccaaatctcgggggtcagagtgatggaggatgtcgacttctaataattcctacaggctttgtcttccaccatggagaaccgtctttatgtgatgcaaattcccactgaaggggaattcctgcagattgtaaggctctagtccatatgagctggccccagataccatgggtaggtccacatcccagacggagcagagcagcatacatagctgcaacaggcttgaataaggacgctggtcggtggatagtaggactgttgcttggtagttttaagctgctgggcagctgaactccaccatagccactctctcactccccctcctcaaaggaaaagggggaaaaaatatgatgaaaagggctcaaggaattgtgataaggacagggagatcactcaacaattatcgtcctggacaaaacacatgcagcacagggagattaatataatttgttgcctatcactagcagactacaatagtgaaaaattaaaagcaaacttaaaaccccttttacctcttatccaccctgctctacctcctcctgccgagtgttgcaggtgaatgggggatgtgggctgtggtcagtccctaacactatcacctaacacaacatccctaacacttcatcacctgctgctcctccacggtccctctctgcccctgttccacgcggggtccctcccacgggatgccgtccttcccgaaatgagcctgcgggggctgcttacaggccaccattcttgaggaactgttccgatatgggtctgtaccacagggtccgtccgtcaggagcaaactgctccaacctgggtcccccacgggtggcagctccccccaggccccctgctcctgcgtgggctcctctccatggctgcagctctggcctggggcctgctcctgcgggggctctccacaggccgcggcctcctccaggccacatccacctgctccaccgggggctcctccacgggctgcagcgtggagatctgctccgtgtgggacccgtgggctgcagggggacagcctgctccaccaggggcctctccccaggccgcaggggaactgctgctgtgagcctggagcacctcctgcctcctgctgcactcaccttgggggctgcagggctggttctctctccttgctcttccagcttctgttgcacagcagtatttcccccttcttaaatctgctctcccggaggtgcaaacaacatcgcttataggctcagctct from Anser cygnoides isolate HZ-2024a breed goose chromosome W, Taihu_goose_T2T_genome, whole genome shotgun sequence includes these protein-coding regions:
- the LOC136788843 gene encoding proline-rich protein 36-like produces the protein MLGTGKCWCETVLGMANDAWEGKPDGDGKVLRREACLGPKPAVLTKMAVRGWSAVGTEPPLPAFPNRPPHSPATMAEGFPRRLPRLPQTQNSPFVVPAVPPTVAAWLLPSLPGAMALPLQPPQVPTLPYALPQATVWHVVPGVQGQVLQLPAGVQLAPGGHLPPEGHHLQLGQLPAVGQLPAVGQLPHTAPPWAPVYQWGEPVGTGTVLPQDPLWLGPGAVLHGELLHPAGTCLLQAPAHPGPPPLFVPGPPLRGQALPAPRTLTSSRGQLPEPCDHAVGLSEDQGPPLPGPTPPEPAQAPTTASTRTVTPDAATVAEVPEEPLELLELGPDAFAEAFPHLAGDSQQLQHLQDQLPADLDISGLEELLSWLDAVEPQDAFPGVPSSPVLSRFLSELPDLCEDMEEPSTQGLAATRALGEVPSTPGVHPEKVQGGRAVQPPAVPAASSPLKPAASPQLSALRRPLPNPPFTLPKRPPHPEFLTALSRPLPNPPSRPLKRPPDPEFIRALRRPLPNPPLGPLKSPPGPEFIRALRRPLPNPPLSPLKSPPPAPAPTSTKWGAKRPAPTSTPSTAQSSQHRRPATEKTPGKEKTTLLGQGGQGPKTLCQGKTGGHSAVAGSSSQAGGGRQQPASDSTRAPSKRARSPGAAGGQGAAAPPPRRALLLLEPPPIKPRARARAVRAQDRLRPQGIGDKMLQRQHPGTKTPSETLQPLGARAKALGPVRQPPCVQLQPTSSGPSSMPRAPPTVPGSSAVPAAPRPPAGDKAQAVPAPPGSTARAWRAPVQQAPRAPCLPAAGGQAQREPLPTQPRTLQRPAQPRVDYVPCVGPWAGGDAAPTPLEEQEASVPITPQQRPERERLKKLAQEERQRAAHQMKIGPVQFFVQRQKDHAIAKYYGYP